The Borrelia hispanica CRI sequence AAGAAACAAAATTCAATATTACTTAAAGAAACAAGGCAATATAAGAAAGAATTATTACAAACCAAAAGCAATACTAAATCTAAATCTATACCAATAAGATTTTATTTAAATGATAAGACCATAAGATTAGTAAAGAAAAGTATAGAAAAACTTAAACAAATAGATCCAATCTCAGGATGGTTTGTTCATATACTCTCAATTACAGGTTGTAGAGGAATAGAGATTCAAAATATAAGACTTGATGACATAGTAAGAGAAGAAAATAATAATGGTGATGTATTTTATAGTTTACGTGTAAATGTAGCTAAGAAGCGAACCAGTATTTGCATTAGAGAAGTAGTAATAAGTAAATCTGAATTTGAATCTATAGAAGAAATTCATAAACTTCATTTTAAAAATAAAGGACAAGATTCAAGACGTACTTATCTATTTCAAAAAAGTAAACATAGATTTAAAGATAATAGAATAAATATAAGTGAGATCTCAAAACAATTTAAAGAATTACTAACAAAATCAGGATTTAAATATCGTAAATCACTACATATATGTAGAAATATATTTATTGCAACACTTAAAAGTAAAGGATACAATTCATTTGAAATTAAAGAATTAATGAAATATGCATCAACAKCTGAAATAGATAATGTTTATGGCCTTTCTAAAGCAAGTAAATTAAAAGCATATCATGATATTAAAGATGGTTTTAAATAATATTGTATATTTAATATATTGCTATATGATCTATGAAAACATAACAGTAAATCAATATATTACTACAAACTAACAAAAAGAAGTTACAATTCTCTTTGTTAGAATTTTTTATTTTAGAAATAAAGGTTATACATAGGTTGAAGATAATTCAACACGTAGATATTAGCTATTATACAATTCAACTTAACAAAAATCAAGATTTGACATAATAAAAAAAACGTATGTTTCCTTTTATTATTCATTAGGGGAACATATAAATCAAAAACATACATCATAGGTTAAAAAGAAATAATCTCAGACATACATAGTATACAATCAAATTTAGCAAAAATCAATATTTAACATAATAAATAAGCATAAAAAAAAGGCATATAGCCTTTTAATAATAAATAATAATAATAATAATGGAGATAATATATTAGAGGAACTTATATTCTTCTAAATATACGCTTAGATTTAAGATGATATTCTTGCCCTCTATCTTTAAGAAAAAGAGGATCATATAAAACTTCCGTATTATTTGTTGCCATAAAATGGGACCCAATATTATTCTTTAATTTAACTTCACTTATCTCAAACTCATCTTTTAAA is a genomic window containing:
- a CDS encoding site-specific integrase, which codes for KKQNSILLKETRQYKKELLQTKSNTKSKSIPIRFYLNDKTIRLVKKSIEKLKQIDPISGWFVHILSITGCRGIEIQNIRLDDIVREENNNGDVFYSLRVNVAKKRTSICIREVVISKSEFESIEEIHKLHFKNKGQDSRRTYLFQKSKHRFKDNRINISEISKQFKELLTKSGFKYRKSLHICRNIFIATLKSKGYNSFEIKELMKYASTXEIDNVYGLSKASKLKAYHDIKDGFK